The genomic window CGCGGCCCTCGGGGATGGGGTTGTAGACCATGCCCACGGCGATCATCTCCCCCTCGGCCGCGGCCCCCTCGGGCCCCTGCCTGCGGACGCCCGTCAGGTCGATCGACACGTAGGCGCAGGTCATCCCCTCGGCGTCCACGTGCCAGGCCCAGGGGCCCGCCTCGTCGAAGGGGACCTTGGACTCGATGGCCCGGCCCACCTCGGCGCCGACGGCCTCGGCGACCCGCTCCACGGTGGACTCGGCGAGGTCCAGGCCGCACATCCGCGGCAGGGCGACATCGGCGGCCTTGGCGAAGCTCTCCCGGGCCGCCGCCAGGCAGGCCAGCTCGGCGGCGCCGGAGGTCAGGTCGCCGCCGTCGAGGCCGAAGGCGGCGTCGGCGGGGCAGTGGCCCTCGCGGCATCGCGGGCAGTGGTAGTAGCCGCGCTCGATGCGCAGCGGGCCCAGGGCCGAGACCAGCCCCTTGGGCCGATAGCCCTTGAAGCGGGCGGCCTCGGAGCAGCGGGGGCAGCTCGTGCTGGACCCTACATACCCCCTTTTTTCCGCTGCATGGCAGCGGCCTGGAGGGCCTTGGCGCCGACCCGATGGACCATGTCGCGGAGCTGGAACTCGGCCTCGCCGAAGAGCTCGTCGTCGGGCTTGGTGGCCAGCAGCTCGGCCATGGCCCGGATGTCCGCGTCCGAGGCCGCCCGGAGCTCCTCGTAGAGATCCTGGGCGAGGCGGGCCTGCCGCTCGGGCAGATGCTCGAAGGACATGACGGGGACCCTCCGTGAACAGAAGGCTACTGATTCCGAGGCGACGCATCGAAGACCTCTGTTCTACGGAATTTCCCACCCACTTTCGAGACGCTTACCCGCGTGCTCGCCGGGCCGCGTTCCGTACTTGATTCTGTAGTCATCACCGGTCAATGATGGGGATCTGTCAAATTTTTCGCGAATGAATTTGTCCCGGAGATGCACTGATGGCCGTGACGCGGACTCGCAACCAGGGGAAGACCGCCTTCGTCAAGGAGCAGCTGAATCTCAACCCCACCGCCAACGTCAAGGCCGTCAACGACGCCTGGTCCAGGGCGGGGATGGAAGGCTCGATCAGCGGCACCCTGGTCAACAAGATGCGTGCTGCGCTCGGCCTCACGGGCAATATCTCCCGCGGCGCCCGGAAGGCGAAGCGGTCCGCCGCCGTCGGCGCCACGGGCAAGCACCCCGGGCGCAGGCGGGGCCTGGCGGCCGCCGCCAACGGCCGACGCCCCGCCCGCGAGGGCGAGCTGCTGCGCGAGATCGAGGTCGAGCTCGACCGGCTCCTCTTCCGGGTCATGGAGATCGAGTCGCTCGCCAAGGTCGAGGACGCCATCCGCGACGTCCGCCGCGCCCTCTACGTCGCCATGGCTCGCTGACCCCGCCGGCGGCTCCCCGCCGCGATCCTCCCGACTCACCCCGCCCCCGCCGACCGGGCGACCGGAACGGCCGAGGGGCGGGTTCGCGTCTCGGGCTCCGGCGATCCCCGGCCGCGAGGTGCGACCTCGCTGCACGAAGCCCCCGGCTCCCGTCGTCCGCGGCGTCTCCCCACCGTGCCGGGTCATCGTCTCGGGCATCGTCCCAGATGCTGGAGTCCCACCTTGACAATTCGCCGGGGAATCCATGAACACGTGACCACCCGCGTGAGCGGGTGGTTCGGACGGGCGAAGCCCCCAGCCTCCGGCGTGAGCCGGACAGGCATGCGGCGACGCCGGCGAGCCGGGAGACGCCGCCCGGCCTCGGATCGCACTGACGTGCGAGGCTGGAGGCTTCGCCCGTCCGAACCACGATCTGACGATCGTGGTCACCCGTGCATGCCGGGCGGTGCCAACTGTCAACCTCCCCGTGATGGCTCCCCGGTCATTTGGGATGATGCCTCGTCTCGCCGTCACGGCGGCCCGCCACCGCACGAGTCCAGCCGCCGATCCAGCAGCTCCCGCTCCCTCGCGGACTGCGTCCGGTCGCGGGCCCTCGCCAGGTGCTCGCGGGCCCGGTCGAGGTTGCCGGCGCGGCGATGGAGCTCGCCGAGCGTCGCATCGAGCAGGTGGTAGTGGCGCAGGGCGGGATCGCCGGCGAGCGCCCCGAGCTCATCGAGCCCGGCCGCCGGCCCCGCCACGTGGGCCAGCACGATGGCCCGGTTGAGCCTGTAGATGGCGGACGGCCGTCGCGCGATGAGCGCGTCGTAGAGGCGGAGGATCGCCGGCCAGTCGGTCTCCTCGAACCGCGGCGCCTCGCAGTGCACCAGCGCGATCCCCGCCTCGAGGTGGAAGATCGAGACGGACCGGCCCGCGGCCGACTCGTCGAGGAAGGCCCGGGCGCGGGCGATCAGCGCGCGGTCCCAGCGGGACCGGTCCTGGTCCTCCATGAGCAGGAGCCGCCCGTCGCCGTCGGTCCGCGCGTCGAACCGCGCCGCGTGGAAGAGCATGAGCGACAGCAGCGCGAGGGTCGCGGGGGTGCGGCACAGGGGATGCTCGCCCAGCAGGTGGCAGAGCCGCGCGGCCTCCTCGCAGAGGTCCAGGCGGAGCACGGAGTCCCCGCTCGTCGCGGAGTATCCCTCGTTGAACAGCAGGTAGAGGCCGCGGTGGACGGCATCCAGGCGGGCGGGCAGCTCGTCGGCATGGGGGACCGCGAGCTCCACGCCCCGGTCGGCGAGCTCCCGCCGCGCACGCTGGGTCCGCTTCTTGACCGTCTCCTCGGAGACGAGCAGCCCGCGGGCGATCTCCGCGTTGCCGAACCCGCCGAGCGACTTCAGCGTCAGGGCGATCTGGTCCTCGACGGCGAGGGCGGGGTGGCAGCACGCGAACATCAGGCGGAGCTGGCTGTCGGCGATCCCGGAGTCGAGGAACAGGTCGTCGAGGTCCGGGGCGGCGGCCATCGGCCTCAGCCGGGCGTACGACGGCGCCAGGCGGAGGACGGTCTCCCGGTGCCGGAGGGCGTCCAGGACCTTGTTCCGGGCGACCCGATGCATCCAGGCCGATGGGTCGTCGGGCACGCCCCCCGCGCGCCAGGCCTGGAGCGCCTCCAGGAGCGAGGCCTGCACCATGTCCTCGACGAGGTCCAGGTGGCGCAGGCCGAACACGCGCGCGAGCACGGCGACGAGGCGTCCCGACTCGCGGCGGAAGAAATGCTCGACGAGGTGCGCGGCCGACGGGGCGTCCGCCGGCCGCTCGCCTCCCCCCGATTGGTCCTGGCGCATGGCCACGCGGCCCTCGCGGCGGCTCAGCCCTTCGGCTCGGCGGCGAGGCCGGCCATCGGGCGGATCTCCACGCTCCCGCCCTCGACGACCTGCGGGCAGGTCCTCGCGTGCTTCACCGCCGCGTCGAGGCTTTCCGCCTGGACCACGGAATAGCCGCCGAGGACCTCCTTGGACTCGGCGAACGGCCCGTCCGTGACCACCTCGGACCTGGTCACGACGCGCCCTTCCGGCATCAGGGCGTCGCCGGGGTCGATCATCCAGCCCTCGGCGAATCCCTGGCCGATCCACGCCCGCCAGCGATCCATCGATTCCTGCATCTGGCCGGGGGACATCTTGCTCATGTCGAACGGCTCGCTGCGATAGACGAAGAGAAATCGGGGCATGAGTTCCTCTCCCTGAGAAAAGGGTCCGGGCGGCGGCCCGCGGGCGCCCTCGCGTCCGCGCCGGGCCGTCCCCGGCGGGCCTCGGCCGCGTCGCCGCCGGGACCCTGACGACCGACGCCGGCCCGGGGGGACAGGATTCCGGGAATTTACCCGCCGGGGTCGCGGGCCGTCGACGCAAGTGCATCGGGCGCGGGCACGTCATCGATCCCGGCCGCCCGGTAGACTATCATGTCGGCGGCCGCCGGCCCATCGCGGACGGGGCCCCGGCCGGCACTCGGGCCGATCGCCGGATCGTCCTCGCCCCCAGGAACCGGGCATGACGGGCTTCCAGGCACTCTTGCAGCTCGCGCCCCTGTTCGACTGCGTCGACGACGCCCTCGCCTGGGTGAAGGACCTCGAGGGCCGCTACCGGTGGGTGAACCGCGCCTTCCTCACGAGCTACGCCCTGGAGCGCGGGGGCCCCGACCCGATCGACGACCCCGGGATGATCCTGGGCAAGACCGACTACGACCTGACCTCGCCGTTCCTGGCGGACCAGTTCCGGCTCGACGACGAGCTCGTGCTCGAGGGGGCCCGGGTCGTGAACCGCATCGAGCTCGTCGGCCCGCCGGGGGGGCCGCCGGAATGGAACATCACGAACAAGATCCCCCTCCGCGACGCGGACGGCTCCGTGATCGGGACCGCCGGGCTGTCGCGGCGCCTCGACGCGGACGGGCTCGACAACCTGCCGGATCGGCCGTTCGCGTCGGTCCTCGCCTACATCCGGGACCATTGCCGCGAGCCGGTCGGCAACGCCGAGCTCGCGCGGGTGGCGCATATGTCTGTGCGGACCTTCGAGCGTCGGTTCCGCGACGCCTTCCACCTCTCGCCCCAGAAGTACCTCCGCCGCCTCCAGCTCCGGATGGCGAGCCGGGCCCTGGCCATGACCCGCAAGCCCCTGGCCGAGGTCTCTCAGGACTGCGGCTTCGCCGACCAGAGCCACTTCTCCCGCGAGTTCCGCCGCCACTTCGGGCGCACCCCCAGGCAATTCCGGGAGCACTACACCCGGGGCGCGGCTGACGCTCCTGGCACAAGAACTGACGCCGCCGATCAAGCCTCGCGGGAGGCCGTCGGCTAGAGTATCCCCTCGTGCGAGGCCGCTTCGGTGCCCAACTGGAGGTGGACCATGAACTCCCGCAAGAACCGGAAATGGGCCGTCCGCCTGTTCGCCTGCCTGCTCGCCGCGACGGCGGCCGGCCCGGCGATCGCCGCGGGCGAGGTCGCCCGCGTGCTGATCGTCTCGGACCCTGGCGCACGCGACGGGGGCGGGACGACGCCCGTCCTTCGCCGGATCCTCGAGGAGACCGGGGCGTTCGAGGTCCGCGTCTGCGAGGTCCCGAAGGCCGTCACGATGGGCCTGCTGTCGGGATTCGACCTCGTCATCGACAACGCCCCGGGATCGCTCGCCGGGGACGACGTGGTGGCGGCCCTGCTGGAATTCGCCGAATCCGGCAAGGGCCTGATCGTCACCCACGCCGCGCTCGAGGCCTCCCCAAGGTCCGTCGAGTTCCTGGAGGTCGAGGTCGCGAAGCCCGATCATCCCATCACGGCCGGGCTGCCTGCCCGATTCAAGGTCGCGGATGCCCCGGCTCACCTCACGTTGGACCACCGAGACGAGATCCTCCTCGCCGCTCCCGGCCGGGAGTCCGTCCTGACGGTCTCGAAGCAGGGCGAGGGACGCGTCATCCGCATCGCCCTGGGGCACGACGCCGCAGCCTTGCAGGAGGCGACGCTGATCCGGACCTTCGCGAGGGCCGCACAATGGGCGGCCACGGGCAAGGTGACGCTCCCGGAGGATGGCCAATCGAGGAAGGCGAAGGTGCGGCCGATCCGCGGCCTCGTGATCACCGGCGGCCACTTCCACGAGGCCGCCTTCTTCCAGCTCTTCGCGGGCATGCCCG from Aquisphaera giovannonii includes these protein-coding regions:
- a CDS encoding YciI family protein; this translates as MPRFLFVYRSEPFDMSKMSPGQMQESMDRWRAWIGQGFAEGWMIDPGDALMPEGRVVTRSEVVTDGPFAESKEVLGGYSVVQAESLDAAVKHARTCPQVVEGGSVEIRPMAGLAAEPKG
- a CDS encoding RNA polymerase sigma factor — translated: MRQDQSGGGERPADAPSAAHLVEHFFRRESGRLVAVLARVFGLRHLDLVEDMVQASLLEALQAWRAGGVPDDPSAWMHRVARNKVLDALRHRETVLRLAPSYARLRPMAAAPDLDDLFLDSGIADSQLRLMFACCHPALAVEDQIALTLKSLGGFGNAEIARGLLVSEETVKKRTQRARRELADRGVELAVPHADELPARLDAVHRGLYLLFNEGYSATSGDSVLRLDLCEEAARLCHLLGEHPLCRTPATLALLSLMLFHAARFDARTDGDGRLLLMEDQDRSRWDRALIARARAFLDESAAGRSVSIFHLEAGIALVHCEAPRFEETDWPAILRLYDALIARRPSAIYRLNRAIVLAHVAGPAAGLDELGALAGDPALRHYHLLDATLGELHRRAGNLDRAREHLARARDRTQSARERELLDRRLDSCGGGPP
- a CDS encoding AraC family transcriptional regulator; translation: MTGFQALLQLAPLFDCVDDALAWVKDLEGRYRWVNRAFLTSYALERGGPDPIDDPGMILGKTDYDLTSPFLADQFRLDDELVLEGARVVNRIELVGPPGGPPEWNITNKIPLRDADGSVIGTAGLSRRLDADGLDNLPDRPFASVLAYIRDHCREPVGNAELARVAHMSVRTFERRFRDAFHLSPQKYLRRLQLRMASRALAMTRKPLAEVSQDCGFADQSHFSREFRRHFGRTPRQFREHYTRGAADAPGTRTDAADQASREAVG
- a CDS encoding ThuA domain-containing protein, translated to MNSRKNRKWAVRLFACLLAATAAGPAIAAGEVARVLIVSDPGARDGGGTTPVLRRILEETGAFEVRVCEVPKAVTMGLLSGFDLVIDNAPGSLAGDDVVAALLEFAESGKGLIVTHAALEASPRSVEFLEVEVAKPDHPITAGLPARFKVADAPAHLTLDHRDEILLAAPGRESVLTVSKQGEGRVIRIALGHDAAALQEATLIRTFARAAQWAATGKVTLPEDGQSRKAKVRPIRGLVITGGHFHEAAFFQLFAGMPELGYLPVEPIDAAKSDLRGKYDVLILYDFTREPDDAMKKNLRDFVEAGKGVVVLHHALLDFQRWDWWCNEVVGGSYRLSSEGGKPSSAVKDAQDFYLTPKEGHPITAGLEPFHLVDEAYRRMRFSDKITPLLTTDNPASDPCVAWVGPGPSYRVAAIQLGHGQTAFRHPSYRTLVHNAILWAAGRTK